In Synechococcus sp. HK05, one DNA window encodes the following:
- a CDS encoding rhodanese-like domain-containing protein, translated as MSTPTPIRALDLQQRLQAGEPLQLVDVREPMELELARLNEPVIHLPLSESERWIGSLREVLDPDLEVVVLCHAGVRSWQFGCWLMEAQGFPRVWNLQGGIDAWSVEVDSSVPRY; from the coding sequence ATGAGTACCCCCACACCGATCCGCGCCCTCGACCTGCAGCAACGGCTCCAAGCCGGCGAGCCCCTGCAACTGGTGGATGTGCGTGAGCCGATGGAGCTGGAGCTGGCACGACTGAACGAGCCGGTGATTCACCTGCCCCTGAGCGAATCGGAGCGATGGATCGGCTCCCTGCGGGAGGTGCTGGATCCAGACCTTGAGGTGGTGGTGCTGTGCCACGCCGGCGTGCGCAGCTGGCAATTCGGCTGCTGGCTGATGGAAGCTCAGGGATTTCCCAGGGTGTGGAACCTTCAGGGCGGCATTGATGCCTGGAGCGTGGAGGTGGATTCGAGCGTGCCCCGCTACTAA